A DNA window from Trypanosoma brucei brucei TREU927 chromosome 11 chr11_scaffold01 genomic scaffold, whole genome shotgun sequence contains the following coding sequences:
- a CDS encoding acyl-CoA binding protein, putative, which produces MWSKAEHLGEPVTFLLEVTDGVPADPAEFLDDLLQRLREVSLKGCIYEAACRVYNPLLVYVSLMDDPDTEPVDLENQDEVGIDEWFPLHLAIVLLRQEVVEAIVTFHRTYGGVVLDSVSCGSAIGTPCEYHDVEEQSGRISSLPVAPSCGSDALGVTMAGGVEKSQGQLNLGDRDARCQIRREFAGAFVVFGANSERSPLRDGGNNDSCNTSNGENVGALGLSSECKGVKWPFRLSCVSEALRPLLLRLVWEGTRHRGDRHCGCRRGRARGGSKGSDNAELVSLPEGCFTERIARLSNAARRNDTQPLSSILVDSTVMYDVCNGNIATLFDVLEVFDGLLLPVFCGETPLSVGDNGRLTTAGTGEQPDDTRGGGCGCVEASEKRMRQCQLPLQPHFYLSCPVQDPQKLAFILLWVDFRRSTLLKLEQHGPDIVGGYSPALRHGDVPATVPTAASLHSVHLFLLLQLVSLECTVQKFLPLVEAIDETQTVGDMPVTFVAALVAGAVAASFPQNGPLLLMMCEKLRVLLASASGEQAALRRYVASPPASEAERFSVLWLMATPSTPLKKFSSRAEMLYFGLVESVLLGAEKLWATQQVSVDARARDEAERALADWLVMCCDIFDGLKDCEDGTPLGFSRDMVYRLMGGCSPCPTLHSILHRQRHEVFTTTDVGEKSTSDFNTTGNRAAVQNPETAFAAAQQAFARIVGMVSNDMKLNIYALYKQATVGDINISRPWLTDVVGRAKWDAWCRVKGMSKEVAEQQYVSLVSALQEHRKSSIG; this is translated from the coding sequence ATGTGGAGCAAAGCGGAGCATTTGGGGGAACCAGTAACATTTCTTCTTGAAGTAACTGACGGCGTGCCCGCTGATCCTGCGGAGTTTCTTGATGATTTGCTTCAGCGTTTGCGCGAGGTGAGTCTCAAGGGATGCATTTATGAAGCCGCATGCCGTGTGTACAACCCTCTTTTAGTATACGTTAGTCTTATGGACGATCCTGACACCGAGCCTGTGGACTTGGAGAATCAAGACGAGGTCGGAATCGACGAATGGTTTCCACTCCACCTCGCCATTGTTTTGCTGCGGCAAGAGGTGGTTGAAGCAATTGTGACATTTCACCGAACATATGGAGGGGTTGTACTTGACAGCGTTTCGTGTGGAAGCGCTATCGGCACACCTTGTGAATACCATGACGTTGAGGAGCAATCTGGCCGTATTTCATCGCTGCCGGTTGCTCCTTCGTGTGGCAGCGATGCTTTGGGAGTTACCATGGCTGGGGGCGTCGAAAAGTCGCAGGGCCAACTAAACTTGGGTGACCGCGACGCAAGATGCCAGATCAGGCGCGAGTTTGCtggtgcttttgttgtttttggagCTAACTCAGAGAGATCACCACTTCGTGACGGAGGGAATAACGACAGCTGCAACACAAGCAATGGAGAAAATGTTGGTGCGTTGGGCTTGAGTTCTGAATGCAAGGGAGTGAAATGGCCGTTCAGACTGTCCTGTGTGTCGGAAGCCTTACGCCCGCTACTTCTGCGTCTCGTGTGGGAGGGGACTCGTCATCGTGGTGACCGCCACTGTGGCTGCCGTAGAGGTAGAGCGCGAGGTGGCTCTAAAGGCAGCGATAACGCTGAGCTGGTCTCCCTACCCGAGGGCTGTTTCACCGAGCGCATTGCTAGGTTAAGCAATGCTGCACGACGTAACGATACTCAACCCCTCTCCAGCATTTTGGTGGATTCAACTGTCATGTATGATGTATGCAACGGCAATATAGCTACACTGTTTGACGTTTTGGAGGTTTTCGATGGGTTGCTACTACCTGTTTTTTGTGGTGAAACCCCCCTTTCAGTAGGTGACAACGGCAGATTGACTACTGCTGGCACAGGCGAGCAGCCAGATGACACCAGAGGCGGTGGTTGCGGTTGCGTCGAGGCTAGCGAAAAACGTATGCGCCAGTGCCAATTACCGTTACAGCCGCATTTTTACCTTTCCTGCCCAGTGCAAGATCCCCAAAAGCTTGCTTTCATCCTTCTTTGGGTAGATTTTCGCCGCTCAACATTGTTGAAGCTCGAGCAGCATGGTCCCGATATCGTGGGCGGCTACAGCCCTGCGTTACGGCACGGTGACGTACCTGCCACCGTTCCGACCGCAGCGTCACTCCACAGCGtgcaccttttcctcttgttgCAGTTAGTCTCGCTTGAGTGTACGGTTCAAAAATTTTTACCTCTTGTGGAGGCCATTGATGAAACTCAAACTGTGGGTGACATGCCTGTGACATTTGTGGCGGCGTTGGTAGCGGGGGCTGTGGCAGCTTCATTCCCCCAAAATGGCCCGCTGCTACTAATGATGTGTGAGAAGCTGAGGGTTTTGCTAGCAAGCGCGTCGGGTGAGCAAGCGGCGCTCCGGCGGTACGTAGCTTCACCACCAGCCAGTGAAGCAGAGCGCTTCAGTGTGTTATGGTTGATGGCCACACCGTCTACTCCGCTGAAGAAGTTTAGCTCAAGAGCGGAGATGTTGTACTTTGGGTTAGTTGAGTCAGTGCTGCTTGGTGCAGAAAAGCTATGGGCCACGCAACAAGTGTCTGTTGATGCCAGAGCTCGTGATGAAGCTGAACGAGCATTGGCGGATTGGCTTGTTATGTGCTGTGATATCTTTGATGGTTTAAAGGATTGTGAGGATGGCACGCCACTGGGATTTTCGAGGGATATGGTATATCGGCTAATGGGTGGCTGTTCACCGTGTCCCACACTGCACTCCATACTTCATCGTCAGCGCCACGAAGTTTTTACCACTACCGACGTTGGTGAGAAAAGCACCTCCGATTTTAACACAACGGGTAATAGAGCTGCCGTGCAAAACCCAGAAACGGCATTTGCGGCGGCGCAACAAGCCTTTGCCAGAATCGTAGGTATGGTAAGCAACGACATGAAACTGAACATTTATGCCTTGTACAAGCAGGCTACCGTTGGCGATATCAATATTTCGAGACCGTGGTTAACCGATGTGGTTGGACGCGCTAAGTGGGATGCATGGTGCAGGGTTAAAGGGATGAGTAAGGAGGTTGCAGAGCAACAATACGTTTCACTGGTATCCGCACTACAAGAGCATCGTAAGAGTTCAATTGGGTGA
- a CDS encoding oligopeptidase b (curated by J. Mottram): MQTERGPIAAHRPHEVVFGKVEGEDRGANPMDPPRRKVDPLFWLRDDNRADPEVLAHLHLEKDYYEKRAVDIKDLAETIYQEHISHIEETDMSAPYVYDRFLYYTRDVKGLSYKLHCRVPAGKTPGEGEDEEIVLDENKLAEGKSFCVVGCVAPAPPEHALVAYSVDYCGDEVYSIRFVRDVVADKVEGTNGSVVWGPNAECFFYITKDASKRDNKVWRHIIGQPQSEDVCLYTDDDPLFSVGVGKSGDGKTLIICSMSSETSESLLLDLRKGVKHNTLEMVRPREKGVRYTVEMHGTDTLIVLTNKDKCVNGKVVLTKRSAPTDWGTVLIPHDDKVTIDDVAVFAKFAVLSGRRDGLTRVWTVRLGPDSLFSSATLKELHFDEPVFTAHVVCSQMKTYDASLLRLRYSSMTTPTVWYDEDVLSGERKVVKARKVGGGFQSKNYVCRRELATAPDGTKVPISLVYDTSIDLKKPNPTMLYGYGSYGICIEPEFNSRFLPYVDRGMIYAIAHVRGGGEMGRTWYEVGGKYLTKRNTFMDFIACAEHLISSGLTTPAQLSCEGRSAGGLLVGAVLNMRPDLFHVALAGVPFVDVMTTMCDPSIPLTTGEWEEWGNPNEYKFFDYMNSYSPIDNVRAQDYPHLMIQAGLHDPRVAYWEPAKWASKLRELKTDSNEVLLKMDLESGHFSASDRYKYLRENAIQQAFVLKHLNVRQLLRK; this comes from the coding sequence ATGCAAACTGAACGTGGTCCAATCGCCGCACATCGGCCCCACGAGGTGGTTTTTGGCAAAGTTGAGGGCGAGGACCGCGGCGCCAACCCAATGGACCCGCCCCGCCGCAAGGTCGACCCACTCTTTTGGCTTCGCGATGATAACCGTGCCGATCCCGAAGTCCTCGCCCACCTCCACTTGGAGAAGGATTATTACGAGAAGCGCGCGGTCGATATTAAAGACCTGGCGGAAACCATTTACCAAGAGCACATTTCACACATTGAGGAAACGGACATGTCGGCCCCCTACGTCTACGACCGCTTCTTGTACTACACGCGTGATGTAAAGGGGTTGTCGTACAAGCTTCATTGTCGCGTACCGGCCGGGAAGACGCCGGGTGAGGGTGAGGATGAGGAGATTGTACTGGACGAAAATAAGCTCGCCGAGGGCAAATCTTTTTGTGTCGTGGGTTGCGTGGCGCCCGCCCCACCAGAACATGCGCTTGTAGCATACTCCGTTGATTACTGCGGGGATGAGGTGTACAGCATCCGTTTCGTACGGGACGTGGTGGCGGACAAGGTTGAAGGCACAAACGGAAGTGTTGTGTGGGGGCCCAATGCCGAATGCTTCTTTTACATTACGAAAGATGCTTCCAAGCGTGACAACAAGGTATGGCGTCACATTATTGGCCAACCGCAAAGTGAAGATGTATGCCTCTACACCGACGACGATCCACTCTTCTCGGTGGGTGTGGGGAAGTCGGGTGACGGCAAGACGCTGATCATTTGCTCTATGTCATCAGAAACTTCGGAGTCACTTCTGTTGGATCTGCGCAAGGGTGTTAAGCACAACACACTCGAGATGGTACGACCCCGTGAGAAGGGGGTTCGCTACACTGTGGAGATGCACGGCACGGACACACTGATAGTGCTGACAAATAAAGACAAGTGCGTAAATGGTAAGGTTGTATTGACCAAGCGGAGTGCACCCACAGATTGGGGGACCGTACTAATACCCCATGACGACAAGGTAACTATTGATGATGTCGCCGTATTCGCCAAATTTGCAGTTCTATCCGGCCGCCGCGATGGTTTGACGCGCGTATGGACGGTCAGGCTCGGGCCTGACAGCCTTTTCAGCTCTGCAACGCTGAAGGAGCTGCACTTCGATGAGCCTGTTTTCACTGCCCATGTGGTTTGTTCTCAAATGAAGACATACGATGCGTCACTGCTGCGCCTGAGGTATTCATCCATGACAACCCCCACTGTATGGTACGACGAGGACGTACTGAGCGGAGAACGCAAGGTTGTGAAGGCGCGTAAGGTGGGGGGCGGCTTTCAATCGAAGAATTACGTTTGTCGGAGGGAGTTGGCTACAGCTCCTGACGGAACAAAAGTTCCCATCTCGCTCGTATACGATACCAGTATCGATTTGAAGAAGCCCAACCCCACCATGCTCTATGGATACGGTTCCTACGGCATTTGCATTGAGCCTGAGTTTAACTCACGGTTCCTGCCGTATGTTGATCGGGGTATGATATATGCTATTGCGCACGTGCGAGGCGGCGGTGAGATGGGTCGTACGTGGTATGAAGTTGGGGGAAAGTACTTGACCAAACGGAATACCTTCATGGACTTTATTGCATGCGCGGAGCACCTTATTTCCTCTGGTCTCACAACACCCGCGCAGCTTTCTTGCGAGGGAAGAAGTGCTGGTGGATTGCTGGTGGGTGCCGTGTTGAATATGCGGCCAGATTTATTCCACGTCGCCCTCGCGGGTGTCCCTTTTGTGGACGTAATGACAACCATGTGTGATCCAAGCATTCCTCTTACGACAGGCGAGTGGGAGGAGTGGGGGAATCCGAATGAGTACAAGTTTTTTGACTACATGAACAGCTACAGTCCAATTGACAACGTGCGTGCACAGGATTACCCTCATTTGATGATTCAGGCCGGATTGCACGACCCACGCGTCGCGTATTGGGAACCGGCGAAATGGGCGTCAAAGCTCCGTGAACTCAAGACAGACAGCAATGAGGTGTTGCTGAAAATGGATCTGGAGAGTGGACACTTTTCTGCAAGTGACCGCTACAAGTACTTGCGAGAAAACGCAATACAACAGGCTTTTGTGCTGAAGCATCTCAATGTACGGCAGCTGCTGCGGAAGTAG
- a CDS encoding Ras-related GTP-binding protein, whose product MPSHTTSDGSPTTGGDKSGPRIKIVSLGSVGVGKSCLIKQYCEGRFVSKYIPTIGIDYGVKRVDVRVPAHLAPSGKISTRVNFWDMSGCEEYLEIRNEFYRATEGVLLVYDVTDAESFFALNQWVKEMEAHVNTKGNDTYVARVDASVPCKVVVCANKIDEVSEGGGRKKRAVSSETGRQWAKEHDYKYFETSACTGAGVEEALETLFKDVVAAFF is encoded by the coding sequence ATGCCATCTCATACCACTTCCGATGGCTCGCCAACTACCGGAGGTGATAAGTCTGGCCCCCGGATTAAGATTGTTTCTCTTGGATCTGTTGGTGTCGGGAAAAGCTGCCTCATCAAGCAGTACTGTGAGGGTCGGTTTGTGTCAAAGTACATACCTACCATTGGAATCGACTATGGTGTAAAGCGCGTTGATGTAAGGGTGCCAGCGCATTTAGCACCATCGGGAAAAATTTCTACTCGCGTGAACTTCTGGGACATGTCAGGATGCGAGGAGTACCTGGAGATTCGCAACGAATTCTATAGGGCAACAGAGGGCGTGCTGTTGGTTTACGACGTAACCGACGCCGAAAGTTTTTTCGCACTCAACCAGTGGGTGAAGGAGATGGAAGCTCACGTGAACACAAAGGGAAATGACACGTACGTCGCCCGGGTGGATGCGTCCGTACCCTGCAAGGTTGTGGTATGCGCAAATAAAATAGACGAGGTGTCGGAAGGAGGCGGTAGAAAGAAACGGGCTGTGAGTAGTGAGACTGGGCGGCAGTGGGCGAAGGAGCATGATTACAAGTACTTCGAGACGAGTGCCTGCACGGGTGCCGGAGTGGAGGAGGCACTCGAGACACTCTTCAAGGATGTGGTGGCAGCTTTCTTTTAA